A stretch of the Dioscorea cayenensis subsp. rotundata cultivar TDr96_F1 chromosome 4, TDr96_F1_v2_PseudoChromosome.rev07_lg8_w22 25.fasta, whole genome shotgun sequence genome encodes the following:
- the LOC120258078 gene encoding uncharacterized protein LOC120258078 — protein sequence MTDGMVTRARAVDDQLSAMAEQLARHDAALTKLDSLCSTVQLHSDSFEVLRKTQAESFEALRSSMASQQNILTEMMIKLQSLDRSTSSSSQPPLLPLPSPPLHPHHPHLALPSPSFQSNSSGSFNRPPKIIVPAFSGEDVMGWLFQMNHYFVFNHIPDDQRLDIATFYMAGPALQWFQWLHSTSQLSNWESFVRQIELRFGPSSFINHEARLFKLRQTSTVTAYLQEFEGLSNRVPGLSQQSLLNCFLSGLRDEIQRELYMVKPTSLHDAMGLARLVEDKCNAGRLSFNRPPYPRLLPAPSTPPGPRPAPLPIKRLSPAEMAARREKGLCFNCDAKFVPGHKCKPAVFLCLLVDAEDPPPADVEPAPDESTPLPTTPEEEMVIPEEPSISFHALMGQLVPSTLKLAGTINGHNVVVLVDGGSTNNFIQSRLAAHLHLPIQASAHMRVTVGNGDALSCGGECIGVPLMIGGATFNVDLLLLPIYGADLVLGVQWMLRLGPILFDYENLWMEFNYNGNRVRLTGLTQPQFNLIRTAALQKSGSDNMQFYHLTITSSDPHPIPLDSDAPLSFINAVSSLLREFTEVFSTPAGLPPGREHDHHIPLLPGAPPVNVRPYRYPYFQKSEIEKLVGEMMTDGLIRPSTSPFSSPVLLVKKKDGTWRFCVDYRALNAVTVKDRFPIPTVEELLDEIAGSCVFSKLDLRSGYHQIRIHPTDVEKTAFRTHDGHYEFLVMPFGLTNAPSTFQSLMNSIFRQVLRKFVLVFFDDILVYSPDWNSHVGHLRDVLERLRNHRLFAKLSKCEFGCTKIGYLGHVISGDGVAVDQDKIQTIQDWPLPTSVKGLRGFLGLCGYYRRFVAHYATLAAPLTELLRKDAFIWTSSATQAFEQLKEALTRTPVLQLPNFNEPFVVQTDASGTGVGAILMQQGHPLAYFLVVYQIRAFKPLPHTPGRCLLSQRQSRNGVSIFSVGALQFRPTIAAFVHCYTGPFKLQTNSGSLNGPADALSRVQGVSYHSLFASSQPHPIIWDALRHAYAAHPETTQLISAVIANPGDHPNYAIRDGILFFNNKVCIPDESALIPLLLAEFHATPSGGHAGIQRTMARITSVFHWPGMLKTVRDFVSQCPTCRASKPL from the exons ATGACGGACGGCATGGTGACGCGCGCTCGTGCTGTAGATGATCAGCTCTCGGCAATGGCCGAACAGCTGGCTCGTCACGACGCTGCCCTCACGAAGCTGGACTCTCTTTGTTCCACGGTGCAGCTCCATTCTGATTCTTTTGAAGTCCTCCGCAAGACCCAGGCAGAGTCATTCGAAGCTCTGCGTAGCTCGATGGCTTCCCAGCAAAACATCCTCACCGAGATGATGATAAAGCTTCAAAGTCTTGACAGATCCACATCATCTTCGTCCCAACCTCCACTTCTTCCTTTACCATCACCACcacttcatcctcatcatcctcacTTAGCCTTACCCTCTCCTTCGTTCCAATCAAACTCGTCCGGCTCTTTTAACCGTCCTCCCAAAATCATTGTCCCTGCTTTTTCCGGTGAGGACGTCATGGGTTGGTTGTTTCAGATGAATCACTACTTCGTCTTCAACCACATACCCGACGACCAGCGCTTGGACATCGCAACCTTCTACATGGCTGGACCGGCGCTGCAGTGGTTTCAATGGCTCCATTCTACATCTCAACTGTCCAATTGGGAATCCTTTGTTCGCCAAATCGAACTCCGATTTGGGCCTTCGTCATTCATCAATCATGAAGCCAGATTGTTCAAGCTCCGCCAAACTTCCACGGTCACGGCCTATCTCCAGGAATTTGAGGGTTTGTCCAATCGTGTTCCTGGCCTCAGTCAACAAAGTCTCCTAAACTGTTTTCTCTCCGGTCTTCGGGATGAGATTCAACGGGAACTCTATATGGTGAAACCAACCTCTCTTCATGATGCCATGGGATTAGCAAGATTGGTGGAGGATAAGTGCAACGCTGGCCGTTTGAGTTTCAATCGACCACCATATCCTCGGCTGCTTCCTGCTCCGTCCACACCACCAGGACCCCGGCCTGCACCTCTTCCTATCAAGAGGCTATCACCGGCAGAAATGGCTGCGAGGAGAGAAAAGGGCCTCTGCTTTAATTGTGACGCCAAGTTTGTCCCGGGTCACAAGTGTAAACCAGCCGTGTTTCTCTGTTTGTTGGTGGATGCTGAGGATCCGCCGCCGGCGGATGTGGAACCTGCACCGGATGAATCCACTCCTCTACCCACGACTCCTGAAGAAGAGATGGTGATTCCAGAAGAGCCTAGTATATCCTTCCATGCTTTAATGGGACAACTGGTTCCCTCTACACTGAAGCTAGCCGGCACAATCAACGGCCATAACGTCGTCGTCCTGGTCGATGGGGGCTCGACGAACAATTTCATTCAATCCCGACTGGCCGCTCATCTCCACTTACCAATTCAGGCATCTGCACACATGCGGGTCACCGTGGGAAATGGCGATGCGCTGTCCTGTGGGGGTGAATGCATCGGCGTGCCATTGATGATCGGAGGTGCGACATTTAATGTTGATCTCTTATTACTGCCTATTTACGGTGCTGATTTGGTCCTAGGCGTCCAATGGATGCTGCGATTAGGtccaattttatttgattatgaaaatttatgGATGGAGTTTAATTACAATGGGAATCGGGTTCGGTTGACTGGGCTTACTCAACCCCAATTTAATCTGATTCGGACGGCGGCATTACAAAAATCGGGCTCGGACAACATGCAATTCTATCATCTTACCATCACATCCAGTGACCCGCACCCGATTCCATTAGACTCGGATGCCCCTCTGAGCTTTATTAACGCCGTCAGTTCTCTCCTTCGCGAGTTCACAGAGGTCTTTTCCACACCAGCTGGCCTTCCACCGGGGAGAGAGCATGATCACCATATTCCTCTGCTACCAGGTGCGCCACCAGTCAACGTGAGGCCGTATCGATATCCGTATTTCCAGAAATCTGAAATTGAGAAGTTGGTGGGTGAGATGATGACCGACGGCCTCATCCGGCCAAGTACGAGCCCCTTCTCCTCTCCGGTTCTccttgtgaagaagaaggacgGTACATGGCGCTTTTGTGTGGATTATCGAGCTCTCAACGCCGTCACAGTAAAGGATCGCTTTCCCATTCCGACGGTGGAGGAATTGCTTGATGAAATTGCCGGTTCCTGCGTCTTCTCTAAGTTGGATCTGCGTTCAGGCTACCACCAGATTAGAATCCACCCCACTGATGTGGAGAAGACGGCCTTTCGTACCCATGACGGGCACTACGAATTCTTGGTCATGCCCTTCGGCTTGACGAACGCACCGTCAACGTTCCAGTCCTTGATGAATTCGATCTTCAGGCAAGTACTTAGAAAATTTGTACTTGTTTTTTTTGATGACATTCTTGTTTATAGTCCAGACTGGAATTCTCATGTGGGACACTTGCGCGACGTGTTGGAGAGATTGCGCAATCATCGCCTGTTCGCTAAACTTTCCAAATGTGAGTTTGGGTGCACGAAGATTGGGTACTTGGGACATGTTATCAGTGGTGACGGGGTTGCTGTTGATCAAGacaaaattcaaacaattcaGGATTGGCCGCTTCCTACTTCAGTAAAGGGCCTGCGAGGCTTTCTGGGGCTTTGCGGTTACTACCGGCGGTTCGTGGCTCACTATGCTACATTGGCTGCCCCATTGACAGAGCTCTTGAGGAAGGATGCGTTCATCTGGACCTCCTCCGCTACTCAAGCATTTGAACAATTGAAGGAAGCCTTAACCCGCACCCCTGTTTTACAATTGCCAAATTTCAACGAACCATTCGTGGTTCAAACTGATGCCTCGGGTACTGGTGTTGGCGCCATTTTGATGCAACAAGGCCATCCTTTGGCTTACTTTTTAGTCGTCTACCAAATCCGCGCCTTCAAGCCGCTTCCACATACGCCAGGGAGATGTTTGCTATCACAGAGGCAGTCAAGAAATGGCGTCAGTATCTTCTCGGTCGGCGCTTTACAATTCAGACCGACCATCGCAGCCTTCGTTCATTGTTACACCGGACCATTCAAACTCCAGACCAACAGCG GATCATTGAATGGACCGGCAGATGCTCTGTCCCGCGTTCAAGGTGTATCTTATCATTCTCTGTTCGCCAGTTCACAACCTCACCCTATTATTTGGGATGCACTGCGTCACGCGTATGCCGCTCACCCTGAAACAACACAGTTAATTTCGGCGGTTATAGCAAATCCTGGTGACCACCCCAATTATGCAATTAGAGATGGTATCTTGTTCTTCAACAACAAAGTCTGCATTCCTGATGAGTCGGCGCTTATTCCATTACTTTTGGCTGAATTTCATGCTACGCCATCGGGGGGTCACGCTGGCATTCAGCGCACCATGGCTCGAATCACCAGTGTCTTTCATTGGCCAGGAATGCTCAAAACAGTCCGTGATTTTGTCTCACAGTGCCCCACATGCCGAGCTTCCAAGCCGCTTTAA
- the LOC120259361 gene encoding cyclin-U4-3-like encodes MSIRVFLKRIWPRVNCSLSCYIVAYIYLRRFTKRYPLALIDSYSIHNFIITSLLLAAKFMHNKKYKNPDFAILGLLPKAEMHMLETKFLAAIDYRLHVSTEEYMNICIWMSMSMSKTSEICPSPSCCYEGLHQHSHEDHGQFFFSFFF; translated from the exons ATGTCCATCCGTGTGTTTCTTAAGCGTATCTGGCCCAGAGTAAACTGCAGTTTATCGTGTTACATCGTCGCATATATTTATCTCCGAAGGTTTACTAAAAGATATCCATTGGCCCTCATAGACTCATATAGCATCCACAACTTCATCATCACCAGTCTTCTTCTCGCCGCGAAGTTTATGCATAACAA AAAGTATAAGAATCCTGATTTCGCGATCCTCGGGTTGTTGCCGAAGGCAGAGATGCACATGTTGGAAACTAAGTTTCTGGCTGCCATAGACTACAGATTGCATGTATCAACTGAAGAGTATATGAACATCTGCATCTGGATGAGTATGAGTATGAGTAAAACTTCTGAAATCTGTCCTTCTCCTTCCTGCTGCTATGAAGGATTGCATCAACATTCACATGAAGATCatggacaattttttttttctttctttttttag